The following proteins are encoded in a genomic region of Dasypus novemcinctus isolate mDasNov1 chromosome 3, mDasNov1.1.hap2, whole genome shotgun sequence:
- the GCNT3 gene encoding beta-1,3-galactosyl-O-glycosyl-glycoprotein beta-1,6-N-acetylglucosaminyltransferase 3: MLPGPHAMKMILWKRNPCLKHYLWALGCCALLAIVALRLSLTLKCNFDHLDLESKDFLSQPCRDRLYQFLKLPAKKSINCSGIIQGDQNALVQAHLDNLETKKKQERFTDTDYLNLTRDCEHFKAKRKFIQFTLSKEELDFPIAYSMVVHEKIENFERLLRAVYAPQNIYCIHVDEKSPETFKEAIKSIISCFPNVFMASKLVRVIYASWSRVQADLNCMEDLIQSTVPWKYFLNTCGTDFPLKTNAEMVQILKMLNGGNSMESEIPTEYKKTRWQYHYEMTDRLYRTDKQKGPPPYNLRMFTGNAYIVASRNFIQHVLENPKSRTLIEWVKDTYSPDEHLWATLQRAPWMPGSVPYHHKYDVSDLAAIARLVKWQDHEGNVHEGAPYAPCTGIHQRAVCIYGAGDLHWMLQNHHLLANKFDPRVDDNALQCLEEYLRYRAIYGTKL, from the coding sequence ATGCTCCCTGGTCCCCATGCAATGAAGATGATTTTGTGGAAGAGGAACCCCTGCCTAAAACATTACCTGTGGGCTCTGGGCTGCTGTGCACTGCTGGCCATTGTTGCTCTGAGACTTTCTCTCACATTGAAATGTAACTTTGATCACCTGGATCTAGAATCCAAGGACTTTCTAAGCCAGCCCTGTAGGGACAGATTGTATCAGTTCCTGAAGCTTCCAGCAAAGAAGTCCATTAACTGTTCTGGGATCATCCAAGGAGACCAGAATGCATTGGTCCAGGCTCACCTCGATAACTTGGAGACCAAGAAGAAGCAGGAGCGTTTCACAGACACTGACTACCTCAACCTGACTAGAGACTGTGAGCACTTTAAGGCCAAAAGGAAGTTTATACAGTTCACCCTGAGCAAAGAAGAATTAGACTTCCCTATCGCATACTCTATGGTGGTCCATGAGAAGATTGAAAACTTTGAAAGGCTGCTGCGAGCTGTGTATGCCCCACAGAACATATACTGCATCCATGTGGATGAGAAGTCCCCAGAAACTTTCAAAGAGGCAATCAAGTCAATCATTTCATGCTTCCCAAATGTCTTCATGGCCAGTAAGCTGGTTCGAGTGATTTATGCTTCCTGGTCCAGGGTGCAGGCTGACCTCAACTGCATGGAAGACTTGATCCAGAGCACGGTGCCATGGAAATATTTCCTGAATACATGTGGGACAGACTTCCCTTTAAAGACCAACGCTGAGATGGTCCAGATCCTAAAGATGTTGAATGGGGGGAATAGTATGGAGTCAGAGATCCCTACCGAGTACAAAAAAACTCGCTGGCAATATCACTATGAGATGACAGACAGGTTGTACAGGACCGACAAGCAGAAGGGCCCTCCCCCTTATAATTTACGTATGTTCACAGGGAATGCCTATATTGTGGCTTCTCGAAACTTCATCCAGCATGTCTTGGAGAACCCCAAGTCCCGAACACTGATAGAATGGGTAAAAGACACCTATAGCCCTGATGAGCATCTCTGGGCCACTCTTCAGCGTGCACCGTGGATGCCTGGCTCTGTTCCCTACCACCACAAATATGATGTCTCAGACTTGGCTGCCATAGCCAGGCTGGTCAAGTGGCAGGACCATGAGGGAAATGTCCACGAGGGGGCACCTTATGCACCTTGCACTGGAATCCACCAGCGGGCTGTTTGTATATATGGGGCTGGGGACCTGCATTGGATGCTTCAGAACCATCATCTGTTGGCCAACAAATTTGATCCACGGGTGGATGATAATGCTCTTCAGTGTTTAGAAGAATACTTACGTTATAGGGCCATCTACGGGACTAAACTCTGA